Proteins encoded within one genomic window of Oryza glaberrima chromosome 12, OglaRS2, whole genome shotgun sequence:
- the LOC127758056 gene encoding uncharacterized protein LOC127758056, translated as MGRGGRGGGGGGRSSFRGSSTGTKAVPRAAPATTPAAKSTGTAPATKNTSSGSNDSVIGSIGSAFFDGWGWGTGYGMVQRGMDAVFGPRTVNVVDATSTSSSPAPAAAAAAHPMLDACGAHKKAFQECVAQQGIHVSRCQPYLDMLNDCRRDSAASAAVGVATTTRIL; from the exons ATGggtcgcggcggccgcggtggag gaggaggagggaggtcaAGCTTCCGCGGCAGCAGCACGGGCACGAAAGCAGTACCCCGTGCTGCTCCGgcgaccacgccggcggcgaagagCACAGGCACAGCTCCGGCCACCAAGAATACTTCCTCCGGCAGCAATGACTCCGTCATAGGATCCATCGGATCTGCTTTCTTTGATG GGTGGGGATGGGGCACGGGTTACGGGATGGTGCAGAGGGGGATGGACGCCGTCTTCGGCCCTCGCACCGTCAACGTCGTCGACGCCACGTCCACTtcgtcttctccggcgccggcggccgccgctgcggctCATCCAATGTTGGATGCGTGCGGCGCCCACAAGAAGGCGTTCCAGGAATGCGTCGCCCAGCAAGGGATCCACGTCAGCAGATGCCAGCCCTACCTCGACATGCTCAACGACTGCCGCCGggactccgccgcctccgccgccgtcggcgttgccaccaccaccagaatTCTCTGA